CTCGGCGGGCACCGCGGCGACGAAGCCGGTGCCCATGTTGAACGTCCGGTGCATCTCCGCGTCCGACACGTCGCCCTCGCGCTGGACGAACTCGAAGACGGATTGTGCCGGGAAGGGGTCGGTGACCTCGTAGCGGAACTCGCCCATCCGTTCGAGGTTCGTCCACCCGCCGCCGGTGACGTGGGCGGCGGCGCGGGCGTCGTGGTCGCGGAGCGGTTCCAGCAGGTCGGCGTAGATGCGGGTCGGTTCCAGCAGCTCCTCGCCGATGGTGCGGTCCGGGTTCGGCGGGAACGGGTCGTCGTAGTCGTGGTCCCGCGTGACCGCCTCGCGGGCCAGCGTCAGCCCGTTGGAGTGGATGCCGCTGGATGGGAAGCCGACGAGGGCGTCGCCCGGCTCGGCCTCGCCGTCGAACGTGGCGCCCTTCTCGGCCAGCCCGGCGCAGGTGCCGGCGAGGTCCAGCCCGCGGATCACCTCGGGCATCACCGCC
This sequence is a window from Halostella salina. Protein-coding genes within it:
- the purM gene encoding phosphoribosylformylglycinamidine cyclo-ligase encodes the protein MTDEDTEGLTYADAGVDIAESEAATAALLSAFDDVEGFAGLLDIGDRYLALATDGVGTKLLVAEALGDYSTVGIDCVAMNVNDLVAAGVDPVAFVDYVAVEEPVDDFSEQVGEGLAAGTDEAGIALLGGETAVMPEVIRGLDLAGTCAGLAEKGATFDGEAEPGDALVGFPSSGIHSNGLTLAREAVTRDHDYDDPFPPNPDRTIGEELLEPTRIYADLLEPLRDHDARAAAHVTGGGWTNLERMGEFRYEVTDPFPAQSVFEFVQREGDVSDAEMHRTFNMGTGFVAAVPAEEADSLAADADGRVIGEVRDGDGVSVRGLSL